From the genome of Lotus japonicus ecotype B-129 chromosome 6, LjGifu_v1.2, one region includes:
- the LOC130722187 gene encoding probable receptor-like protein kinase At1g11050 isoform X2: protein MKIVAVFLLFLLFLCKNSAAPSPSPSSSACPVDLNYVRRIPWNSSACQNFKSLSSKSEASSNNCCISLLSLFGIGLAQHLKETSNFNLPNLQTSNSCIQDFQAKLSALSLPNNLASSCFDPLQFVISPNICAGVENISDWTSKLGQSTPLNTACRSDLSDTSLCDLCLNAGLQVKQTLVSIDGNANHSLECFYFAILYAAGIVNEFGPESNGAVTCIFSLPVYSQEGSGGKGHRTLVFGLTGAGVALFVMSCLLALYVWHDRKRRLRKLDSLPFDFDPEEQGSKRRMRPNTGSIWFKIAELEKATDNFSTKNFIGRGGFGLVFKGTLPDGTVVAVKKILESDFQGDAEFCNEVEIISNLKHRNLLPLRGCCVVDENEKNYADKGSQRYLVYDYMPNGNLEDNLFISQKEKKPLTWPQRKNIILDVAKGLVYLHYGVKPAIFHRDIKATNILLDEDMRARVADFGLAKQSREGQSHLTTRVAGTHGYLAPEYALYGQLTEKSDVYSFGVVVLEILCGRKALDLSSSGSPRAFLITDWAWSLVKSGNIDEALDSSLLKDESSFTSNPKSIMERYLLVGILCSHVMVALRPTITDALKMLEGDIEVPQIPDRPMPLGHPSFYNDGNTFSISPALSGPKLQAGDMLRSPSQAG, encoded by the exons ATGAAGATTGTGGCggtgtttcttctctttctgCTGTTTCTTTGCAAAAACTCAGCTGCACCTtccccttctccttcttcatctgCATGCCCTGTTGACCTTAACTATGTTCGGAGAATCCCATGGAACTCCTCTGCTTGCCAAAACTTCAAATCTTTGTCATCCAAAAGTGAAGCAAGCTCCAACAATTGTTGCATCTCACTGTTATCTCTCTTTGGCATAGGACTAGCTCAGCACCTCAAAGAAACTTCCAATTTCAACCTCCCCAATCTCCAAACCTCAAATTCATGCATTCAAGATTTCCAAGCCAAGCTCAGTGCTCTGTCACTCCCCAATAACCTTGCTAGTTCCTGCTTTGACCCTCTTCAGTTTGTTATCTCCCCCAACATCTGTGCAGGTGTGGAGAATATTTCAGATTGGACCAGCAAGCTTGGTCAGAGCACACCACTCAACACTGCTTGTAGATCAGATCTCTCTGATACTTCCCTCTGTGATTTGTGCCTTAATGCTGGCTTACAGGTGAAGCAGACTCTTGTTTCCATTGATGGTAATGCTAACCACTCCTTGGAATGTTTTTACTTTGCTATTCTTTATGCTGCTGGGATTGTGAATGAGTTTGGACCTGAAAGCAATGGTGCTGTCACATGCATATTTAGTCTTCCTGTTTATTCCCAAGAGGGGTCTGGGGGAAAGGGTCACCGGACTCTTGTGTTTGGGTTGACAGGAGCTGGGGTTGCTTTGTTTGTCATGTCTTGTTTGTTGGCACTGTATGTCTGGCATGACAGGAAGCGTAGGCTGAGAAAGCTTGATAGTTTACCGTTCGATTTTGACCCTGAGGAACAAGGGTCTAAGCGTAGAATGAGACCGAATACCGGGTCGATTTGGTTCAAAATTGCGGAGCTTGAGAAGGCTACTGATAATTTTTCAACTAAGAACTTCATAGGGCGAGGCGGGTTTGGGTTGGTTTTCAAGGGAACCTTGCCTGATGGGACAGTGGTTGCTGTTAAGAAGATTTTAGAATCTGATTTTCAAGGGGATGCTGAGTTTTGTAATGAAGTGGAGATTATTAGCAATCTGAAGCACCGGAATCTGCTGCCGCTTAGGGGCTGCTGTGTTGTTGATGAGAATGAGAAGAATTATGCTGACAAGGGAAGCCAAAGATATCTTGTTTATGATTACATGCCAAATGGTAACCTTGAAGACAATCTCTTTATATCTCAGAAAGAGAAGAAACCACTGACTTGGCCTCAAAGAAAAAACATAATCTTGGATGTGGCAAAGGGATTGGTTTACTTGCACTATGGTGTTAAACCTGCAATTTTTCACAGGGATATCAAAGCCACCAATATACTTCTTGATGAAGACATGAGGGCAAGAGTTGCAGATTTCGGGCTTGCTAAACAAAGCAGGGAGGGCCAGTCTCATCTCACTACAAGAGTAGCTGGAACTCATGGATATCTAGCACCGGAATATGCACTATATGGTCAACTGACTGAGAAGAGTGATGTCTATAGCTTTGGTGTGGTTGTTTTGGAGATATTGTGTGGAAGGAAAGCTCTTGACTTGTCTTCATCAGGGTCACCAAGGGCATTCTTGATCACAGATTGGGCTTGGTCATTGGTGAAATCTGGGAACATAGATGAGGCGTTGGATTCTTCCTTGTTAAAAGACGAAAGCTCTTTTACTTCAAATCCTAAGAGCATAATGGAAAGGTATTTGCTGGTGGGAATTCTATGTTCCCATGTAATGGTTGCTTTGAGACCAACAATTACTGATGCTTTGAAGATGTTAGAAGGGGATATTGAGGTTCCTCAAATTCCAGATAGGCCTATGCCTCTTGGACACCCTTCATTTTACAATGATGGCAACACTTTTAGCATATCTCCGGCCCTTAGCGGCCCCAAATTGCAAGCTGGAGACATGCTCAG GAGTCCCAGTCAAGCAGGCTAG
- the LOC130722187 gene encoding probable receptor-like protein kinase At1g11050 isoform X1: protein MKIVAVFLLFLLFLCKNSAAPSPSPSSSACPVDLNYVRRIPWNSSACQNFKSLSSKSEASSNNCCISLLSLFGIGLAQHLKETSNFNLPNLQTSNSCIQDFQAKLSALSLPNNLASSCFDPLQFVISPNICAGVENISDWTSKLGQSTPLNTACRSDLSDTSLCDLCLNAGLQVKQTLVSIDGNANHSLECFYFAILYAAGIVNEFGPESNGAVTCIFSLPVYSQEGSGGKGHRTLVFGLTGAGVALFVMSCLLALYVWHDRKRRLRKLDSLPFDFDPEEQGSKRRMRPNTGSIWFKIAELEKATDNFSTKNFIGRGGFGLVFKGTLPDGTVVAVKKILESDFQGDAEFCNEVEIISNLKHRNLLPLRGCCVVDENEKNYADKGSQRYLVYDYMPNGNLEDNLFISQKEKKPLTWPQRKNIILDVAKGLVYLHYGVKPAIFHRDIKATNILLDEDMRARVADFGLAKQSREGQSHLTTRVAGTHGYLAPEYALYGQLTEKSDVYSFGVVVLEILCGRKALDLSSSGSPRAFLITDWAWSLVKSGNIDEALDSSLLKDESSFTSNPKSIMERYLLVGILCSHVMVALRPTITDALKMLEGDIEVPQIPDRPMPLGHPSFYNDGNTFSISPALSGPKLQAGDMLRTMSESAALLRDMQVLP, encoded by the exons ATGAAGATTGTGGCggtgtttcttctctttctgCTGTTTCTTTGCAAAAACTCAGCTGCACCTtccccttctccttcttcatctgCATGCCCTGTTGACCTTAACTATGTTCGGAGAATCCCATGGAACTCCTCTGCTTGCCAAAACTTCAAATCTTTGTCATCCAAAAGTGAAGCAAGCTCCAACAATTGTTGCATCTCACTGTTATCTCTCTTTGGCATAGGACTAGCTCAGCACCTCAAAGAAACTTCCAATTTCAACCTCCCCAATCTCCAAACCTCAAATTCATGCATTCAAGATTTCCAAGCCAAGCTCAGTGCTCTGTCACTCCCCAATAACCTTGCTAGTTCCTGCTTTGACCCTCTTCAGTTTGTTATCTCCCCCAACATCTGTGCAGGTGTGGAGAATATTTCAGATTGGACCAGCAAGCTTGGTCAGAGCACACCACTCAACACTGCTTGTAGATCAGATCTCTCTGATACTTCCCTCTGTGATTTGTGCCTTAATGCTGGCTTACAGGTGAAGCAGACTCTTGTTTCCATTGATGGTAATGCTAACCACTCCTTGGAATGTTTTTACTTTGCTATTCTTTATGCTGCTGGGATTGTGAATGAGTTTGGACCTGAAAGCAATGGTGCTGTCACATGCATATTTAGTCTTCCTGTTTATTCCCAAGAGGGGTCTGGGGGAAAGGGTCACCGGACTCTTGTGTTTGGGTTGACAGGAGCTGGGGTTGCTTTGTTTGTCATGTCTTGTTTGTTGGCACTGTATGTCTGGCATGACAGGAAGCGTAGGCTGAGAAAGCTTGATAGTTTACCGTTCGATTTTGACCCTGAGGAACAAGGGTCTAAGCGTAGAATGAGACCGAATACCGGGTCGATTTGGTTCAAAATTGCGGAGCTTGAGAAGGCTACTGATAATTTTTCAACTAAGAACTTCATAGGGCGAGGCGGGTTTGGGTTGGTTTTCAAGGGAACCTTGCCTGATGGGACAGTGGTTGCTGTTAAGAAGATTTTAGAATCTGATTTTCAAGGGGATGCTGAGTTTTGTAATGAAGTGGAGATTATTAGCAATCTGAAGCACCGGAATCTGCTGCCGCTTAGGGGCTGCTGTGTTGTTGATGAGAATGAGAAGAATTATGCTGACAAGGGAAGCCAAAGATATCTTGTTTATGATTACATGCCAAATGGTAACCTTGAAGACAATCTCTTTATATCTCAGAAAGAGAAGAAACCACTGACTTGGCCTCAAAGAAAAAACATAATCTTGGATGTGGCAAAGGGATTGGTTTACTTGCACTATGGTGTTAAACCTGCAATTTTTCACAGGGATATCAAAGCCACCAATATACTTCTTGATGAAGACATGAGGGCAAGAGTTGCAGATTTCGGGCTTGCTAAACAAAGCAGGGAGGGCCAGTCTCATCTCACTACAAGAGTAGCTGGAACTCATGGATATCTAGCACCGGAATATGCACTATATGGTCAACTGACTGAGAAGAGTGATGTCTATAGCTTTGGTGTGGTTGTTTTGGAGATATTGTGTGGAAGGAAAGCTCTTGACTTGTCTTCATCAGGGTCACCAAGGGCATTCTTGATCACAGATTGGGCTTGGTCATTGGTGAAATCTGGGAACATAGATGAGGCGTTGGATTCTTCCTTGTTAAAAGACGAAAGCTCTTTTACTTCAAATCCTAAGAGCATAATGGAAAGGTATTTGCTGGTGGGAATTCTATGTTCCCATGTAATGGTTGCTTTGAGACCAACAATTACTGATGCTTTGAAGATGTTAGAAGGGGATATTGAGGTTCCTCAAATTCCAGATAGGCCTATGCCTCTTGGACACCCTTCATTTTACAATGATGGCAACACTTTTAGCATATCTCCGGCCCTTAGCGGCCCCAAATTGCAAGCTGGAGACATGCTCAG GACAATGAGTGAGAGCGCCGCCCTTCTAAGGGATATGCAAGTTCTTCCTTGA